Below is a window of Penaeus monodon isolate SGIC_2016 chromosome 13, NSTDA_Pmon_1, whole genome shotgun sequence DNA.
CTATAACTGGAGGAGGGAATTCCTGTAGGGTCATGAGAGCGTGTCGTTGAACTTTCTTAAACTCGTTTCTGAAAAATGATATCTCAATATGCATACtgagatttcttctttttctttgtaaaagtGTTCATGTACAATAACACTACTGTTACTTACGTGCTTAAGTTTTACACATAAAACACCTAAACatcttaaagtaaaaaaaatgataataataataataaataaaaataatcacctgCGTAGCAACGGGGTATGGCGGCGGATTAACCAGCATGTGATGAAGAGAACCCCACGTGCCATTGTTGGGAGCGGGTGTCACGCCGAGGAGATGGCACATAAGGTTGTAAAGTTCAATGTTCTGGAAAGCCTCTACCTCAACGTTGCGATGGAATGATGGGCCGTGAGCTAAGAACAGAGCCTGAAGAAAGGTGAGGTTGAGATAGATGGGTTAGGATGGAACTGAGGGAGATGGGTTATTTCTGTCGTTCAATTGTGGCTAACTCCGAATACTCATCAAAAGGTTTTCTATTCTTGTACCTTCGGAAATTTTACTTTTGGAAAGCATACTGAGTACAGAATGACATGATGATTCTATATCgtaaaaacaaggaaataataacacctaaaatagaaaatagaacacTAAATTTATACTCGCGATCTcttatgcctccccccccccaataaaaaaacaaaacaaaggcgaTAGAAATAGACCCGTTTTTTACATTCATATCTTCAAAGAAGTAATCATAGCCGTGATCACCAGCGTCGGCCTCGAATGTCCTGTCGCCTCCCGCGCTGTAGCCTGGGTTGAGGTCCACCACGATGTCCTCCACGCGGCGCTGGTTCCCGATATGCCATCTGTTGGGCCAGATTCGCGGCGTGTGAGAATCGCGTGTTATTCTGTGATGTGTTCCGGGTGTTGTTTCCGGGTTGTGTTGTTTCATTCCGGTggaggtatttttttctttctttctttctttctttctttttctttagattATGTCAAGTAAAGATATAACTACTTGAGTGTTGTTTACAGTTATGTTGTTTCATTCCGAtgtagtttcgtttttttttttttttttttttttaagattatatcaATGTGAAGGTTATGTCTCTTATTTCtatgaaaacataataacaaattcATGAACTGCTTACCTAATCGGGAGATCCTTCTTGTCATAGACCCGTAACTCTTGTCTCTTACACGAAAGAGCGTTGAGCATTTCGTTTTTCGTGCCTGAAAATATTGTGTACGATAAAGAGATGCGTGGCTTGTATTAACAaatttacaatatttaaaaaaaacatatgtttagATAATGATACAAGTGTCTCTTCTTTTaagccacaatttttttttaaatcattatcattatcattatttttccgaGTTTccccttttgtcattattatctagcTAACATTCAAACAGCTTGTTTTCGGAGCCACaacatccctcccccttttattgACTGatctgtatataattttttccaccgtctttccttcttttctttcttttttgttccttttttctttttctttctttcatttttccatctttctttgctttatcacttttctttcttgctttcattccatttttttttcttttctttattcttttatccttttttttctttcttttatcctattttttctcctttcattctttcttttttttcattatgtctctcttttttcttttttgtctccttttttttctttctttgatttatcctatttttctcctttcattcattcatttactgattttttttttttttgtctctttttttaatctttctttctttctttcatccatttttttctctgtcattcatctcctttcattctttcttttattccattctggcactttcccctcttccttttcatttattttcctcttttatctaaaACCAACCAAGACGTCCACTTACTCTGTGACCCGTCGTTGGGAGTGAACCTGCTGAAGATTCCGTCCCAGAACCGCGTACGATTTTCGAGGTTGGGAATATACTGATCCAGAAACAGTGCCTTGCCCTGGCCAGCCTCCGACATGCCGTGATCCGATAAGAGGATGAGATTCGTACAGGAGAATAGCTTCCGTTTCTCCAGTCCGTTCACGAGGAGCCTCACGATCGAGTCCACGCGGGCCAGCATCTCGTCGACCTGTGTTGGGAAGGACGTGGGGGGTTGTGAGAGGTAGGGTGGAGGCCTTGGTGCGTGGTTTagtggtttgttgtttgttttttctggtaAGAATTTAGTCTTTGTGCGAGAGAGtgttatgatctctctctctctctctctctctctctctctctctctctctctctctctctctctctctctctctctctctctctctctctctctcttttattcattttcccttccccctttcactttctcttatttcaactccctcccttcctcttccctctgtaAAACAACAAGACGACCCGTGCCTCAGGTGCCGCGGGGCCGAAGTTGTGGCCCGTCCTGTCAGGCTCATGCATATACAGCGTCAAGAACTGCGGTCGCTGTGCAGGGGGGAGGTCCAGCCAGGCCAAGACCtgtctcgggaaaaaaaagaaaaagaaaaggaaattggagAATTGTGTTTTCagaattatgttttatttttagttcttactgtgtgtatgtgtgtatgtgtgtgtgtgtgtgtgtgtgtgtgtgtgtgtgtgtgtgtgtgtgtgtgtttgtgtgtgtgtgtgtctgtgtttgtgtgtgtgtgtgtgtgtgtgtgtgtgtgtgtgtgtgtgtgtgtgtgtgtgtgtgtgtgtgtgtgtgtgtgtgtgtacatgtatatataaatatatacatacaaaaatttatatatatatatatatatatatatatatatatatatcatatatatatatatatatatatatatatatatatatatatatatatatatatatatatatatatataatgtaacattaTTTCTTCATTCATTGATGCATTATTTCTATTACGCACCAGTATTTCCCTTCAAAACGACCCACCTGCTCGACGCGGTTTTCAAAGGGAATGCTCTCATTATAGCGGAACCAATACGAAGGTTGGTTCCCGTCCACCTCCGAACCAGGCCAGTAGTAGGTCCCCGCACGCACGCCCTGCAGGAGGAAAACAATCTTGTTATTCACCAGGCCGACCACttcccattcactcattcactctccggTTATGCAATGAGACACTCTGATGAATAACACTAAAGGGAAAAGGCGTGAATAAACAGCGTCTTGCCTGGTTTTCGGCCGTTTTCCAGATGGGTTCTCCACCCCAGTAACGCTTCTTGAAACTCTCCGGACCAACGCCGATTCGAAACTCCGCGTCGAAGTCCGGGTCGTAGAATTTGTTGGCTACGATGCCGTGGGCGGGCGGGTACATTCCCTAGGGCAATGGTGGGTGATGTTTGGGGTTAATTAGGAAGGTACTGAGGGAAAGATCTGGGTTTAAGGTCTTTTAAGATTTCAAAACGTGACGATGTGTgttcttttttatgcattttcttaAGATATGGAAGAGTTTTAGAACATCTTTCAAGTCTGCGTGTGTTTTCGTTGATGCCCCGGTTATGGAAGACTCGGAAAACCCAAACAGAACAATTCACGAAacctaaagataaaaaaataaaaacacaaaatctccacacacaacaacataaaatcCAGGATCCTTACAGTAGCTATCGTATAGTGATTGGGTATTGTAGCAGTGGGATACGAAGGTTTCATGTAGGGCGACCTCACTCCCCTATTAGCGAGCGCGAGAATGGTGGGGGTCTTGCCGCGACTCAGGTACTCTGGCTTAAACCCGTCCATCGAGACGAGGATCTGAAAGGGAGGGTTACACGTCATTATAAATGAAGTTCTTCGAGGTACTTGAATCATTGAAAGATGGATATCAGTTAAAtaacattttgtttgttttttcttttctttttcctttgctatttgttttatttttatttattttttattcatcgaGTCCTGTTTATCTAAGGAATGGATCGcgctttttttaatatatattcaatctatattacAACGAATAAAAGGGGATAACTCATGTACTCTTCCAATACGAACGTAGAAATAAACATACTTACCAAAGGATGTTTGTCAAAAGTAGGCGGACATAAGGTCGGTTTAGACGTTGCATGTTGCGTTGGCTTTCGGTATATGTATTCAGGCAGAGCTAAGCCTATGTTAAAGGCGGCTGCCACGAGTAACACCTGGGGAGAAcaagcagaaaagaaagaaggtacGAGTTTGGCTTGAACgtacaaaaaaacacagatatgtgtatatatacttacatacacacacatacacacatacaccaacacacaaacacacacacacatcatcatctggatacacacatgcacacactcacacgcacacacacacacacacacacacacacacacacacacacacacacacacacacacacacacacacacacacacacacgcacacacacacacgcacacacacacacacacacacacacacacacacacacacacacacacacacatatatatatatatatatatatatatatatatatatatatatatatatatatatatgtatgtatatatatatagatagatagatagatagatagatagatagatagatatatgcatatatatatatatacatatatatgtgtgtgtgtgtgtgtgcgtgtgtgtgtgtgtgtgtgtgtgtgtgtgtgtgtgtgtgtgtgtgtgtgtgtgtgtgtgtgtgtgtgtgtgtgtgtgtgtatgtgtttgcatgtgtgcatcCAGACTGCAAACTAGCGAAGCAAACATACATGGTGCCATGTAAAATGTCCATGCACTGCATGTCAAAACAACAAACGAGTCAGCTTACAAGGCCAAACATATTTGTCATCTCAACCAGCAGATGGACAACACATTCAGCAAGTCAGATTTACTCAAAAATAAGGCGATACAAATGTGAATATGAATAAACGTGTTTGTTGATGACGTAATAACTTTATCtatgaatttaaatatatttaaattcacGCGTAAGTCAACCTGACTGACGGTAACAGATGGCAACGCTGACACTTTGGTAACGCTGACCTGTGGAAAACCCGGCTCGCTCTTGAAAAACCACAaggaataaatatatttctttaaatatatgtttCACAGCACAAATTCTAGTCTTCATGACATATTTATTGTAAGTTGCATCCTTGGTTATGTACAAACGATTTCTGTTTTGAAGAAAAAGGTACAAGGTTAGATGAAATAACGGTGTGTGGGAAGCCTTGAAGTGTTCTTAATGATTacctaattataattatcatcttcactattgctatcatcattactattatcactttaattaccattactactgccatcatcatcatcatcgtcattatcattatcatcatcatcttcatcatcagcagcagcagcaacagcattatcattatcatcatcagcatcagcatcatcatcattatcatcatcatccttatcctcatcctcatcctcatcaccatcaccatcaccatattcatcatcatcatcacaccatcatcatcggcatcattactattagtattactattaccattatcattattattacaataattatcaccattatcattataataatttttatcataatcatcgcaatcattagtagtagtagtaagaataacGTAGTAATAGTCTTATATgtcaatagtaaaaatattagtatTTCTAATAATTAGAaatactaatcatcattatcaccattattagaagtattattataaaaacgatacCATTACTACCATGAACTTATCATcaatgtgattatcatcattattctcgttattatcattaatgttatcactgCCATCAACTTAGGTAGTTTTAGTATTAGTAAttaatattctcattttcattctcattattttcatcacactCATTAGcacctttattatttttccgtCATCCTTCATTTATTCCCTCTCGAACAACTGCTGGTATTACTGCATTCCTTGCATAAGAGTAAGAGAAGTCATCTAATTGCTAAGCCATCAAAGTTTAATGCATTTCCATGGTCGTTAACCAACACCAGGGttatacatcttatatacatgcatatatatatatatatatatatatatatatatatatatatatatatatatatatatatatatatatatatatatattactcacacacacatagacgcgtATCCTATGCTGAAAACACACTAATGTACAGTTCCAATAAGTAccgttttatgtgtttgttttataactATTATGTAGAGTATTGAACCTTCTTTTTCATACCAGTGATGGGGCGTTATATGTGAATATACGTGTAATCTTTGCTGAAAACATGCCGTTTAAAGAAACAACGTGTTATGGGTTTGAAATTAGTAATGAACCTTCTTTTTCGAACCAGTGATGGGGTGTTGAGGGAAAGATAATTTTGCAATTACTTGGTCTTATTTTTCATCGAGTTTTCAAGGTCTCTGCAAGCACGGACAGTTGGatatcgggggagggggagggggcgggggcttATAGAGCCAGATCATTGGAGTTTTATTCATATGTCCTTATTTGTGGAACGGCTGTTTTGTCGAAATTGTGGCTAAGCATTGTTTTGGTAGTTTACATATAATGAGatgtctattcacacacacacacacacacacacacacacacacacacacacacacacacacacacacacacacacacacacacacacacacacacacacacacacacacacatacacatacacatacacacacacacacacacacacacacacacacacacacacgtgtgtgtgtgtgtgtgtctgcgtgtgtgtgtgtgcgcgctcgtgCATTCCAGCCATTTGTATCCATCCCTGTTCATAGTTAGATACACAAGCGCTTCCCGTGAGCGTCTGCACCACCCACGGAGGAACCCTGGACCCGTCAGATAGGGTTTCTGTCTTCTTGAACCGCATCTGTTCTCTTGTTCCTAAAATTCTTCAGGCACTTTTAACACTCCAAGGTAAGCAGGAATTCTgtttagctattgctgttatcgTTCTTATCTCACTCACCTGCATTGATACgcagttatttttgttgttacctGTATTTGTTATGAAAGAAcacatttgtttttcttgtcttgGATAACGACTAAATGATTTCGTCGTTTAATTTTGGCTTGTGTCCAAAGGAAGGCGTGACTATTTTTtgtgactttttctttttatatctttttattcgtGATAGGTTCAGGTTTTAACCGCGGTGATgttatctctcctttttatcttttgtcGTGTTTTATGTGTAAGTAATGTTTAGTTTTATCTCATTGATCACGATACTGTCATTATACATGACACTCATAAAGTGCGAAGTTGTAATAACGAAATTTAAATcatatatcattctttttatgaAACTATCAGTTCCCTTCCCTGTCATGTGACgttcctcactctcactcacatctTCTACCGTGACGTAATTCCTTTTCATCCATTTAACATCATTCATTCTCATCCCCATCTTTCCTACACACACCTACCCTAAAGAGGTGTCCGACagtggataaaaagaaagaaagaaaaaaaatcttttcctagTGTGTTGTGATGCGGACCAAGTGAGAAATGCGCCGCGTTGCCTAATAAGGTGTCGGGTGTTCCTTCCACCTCTGGCTTGAGGGCAGGATGAAGAAAAACAACATTCAGTGGGAAAGCCAATAGACCTTAACTGCGTCCTTTAGTCCTTTGCGATATGCAAAAGGTGTTAGCGCTGGAAGTCTTTTGAAAGAAATAATCCTCAAAGTGTTTTGACATACCAAGGTCAACAGAGGGGGTTGCTATTCAAAGAGAGAAGTATTCATTGATGTTATGCATACAAGCGTTATGTGTAGATGCATAAAATTGTAATTTCTACACGtaagtattgtttattattctgtAGATGTATAGTCTATGTAACTCAGCCATTTCATTGCTCAGAAGTGTTATACGCTGaacttatttttaatttcccgACCCTTGTTCTTTTAGGACTTTCAAAAGCGAATTAAGTTACTGCCGAACTCAAATCGCAATAGTCTCGGAGCGAAACATTTCTTGTGAACAATGTATGCAAAGAAAGTTGAAGAAAATTGAtatgttttactcttttttaacaatcaaattatgtataaaagatagtcactcacacaaacacataaatacacaaacaaacacgcgcacacacacacacacacacacacacacacacacacacacacacacacacacacacacacatatatatatatatatatatatatatatatatatatatatatatatatatatatacatatatatatatatatatacatatatatatacctacacagcCATATCTTGATTGCATGTGGAAACCTAAACATTTTTCTTTAGGTCACGTATATTCATACAAGTATAGAAAACATGTACTTGGGTGATAAACTACGTGTCTTTTTAACCTCGGATAATGCAGGAATTCAGACGATTGCGCCACGAAATTCCGATCTTTTCCTTTAATCGTATTACTGGCCTCACGTTTCAAAATGGGCTAAATCAAAATAGATATTGAAGTCTAGAAatgtcattatttaattaatcgtTTAACGGATGATGGTAAGGATATCGCTTTTAATTTTTAcgtttacgataataataataataacgacaataatattgatcattatcatcattaattttagtagcattatcattattacttacgctataattatctttacagtatatatattatttattattattctcttgcttattatcatcattaatatcagtgtcattattattatttctgctatatctgtcattatcaacattcttCGGTGTTATAATctttctcaacattttttttcttgtattagtgttatcataattaatactattatgattCTCCTAATCACTGTTaattttatcctcatcattataactattatcatcggGGTCACTGTTGTCGTTagctttatcatcattgcttCATCACCATTactctttgtttttattgtaaatattgttcttgttttctttatcactgtttttttttatcattggtcTTGTGttgttgattatcattgttatcatcgtcactacaaataacattgctattatcctagaatttttttttatcataataaacttatagcaattataattataactcatCTCGTGATTTCATTAaatgtcattataatcataatcaactGTAGTTTTAATTCTTTTCACTGTCAGTTTGTAAGCTTGGAAGATGTGAATTTTTGATGAGCACTTTTtccattaaatattatcataataattatactttTCCTTATTGGGATAAACTTATAGtcctatcataattatcattcgtGATTTCATCTAATGgttattacaatcataatcagttgtttttataataattattactgtcagtTGTCCATGCTCGGAAGAAAGGCTTGTTTTGTGAACTTCCGAGCGCCGTTTTCTATGCATCAGTGCATACGGGAATCGTTTTCTGATGCTTCAGCAAAGGTCCTTTCAAGCCAAAACGACCAGAAAGATTTATTTCTTGATATTTACCATCTGAGCCAAGAATGTCTGGATTATTATCTTTCCCTCTAGTATCGttaccattatagttatcataagcAAAGTAAGCATTTGTAGTAAATAATTTCGGAATATTTGTTTTCAGTTAAATTTAACACCAGAAATTTAACACTAGAAAAATCAAAATGATGAGTGTAATATTTATACAAGCTCGCTCCTTTAAACTCAATACTCGACCACCAACTAAAATATTCACCATTGAATGTTTCACTTATTAATAAAACTCCGACTTTAAACGACTTCGCATCCCagaacatacttatatatatatatatatatatatatatatatatatatatatatatatgtgtgtgtgtgtgtgtgtgtgtgtgtgtgtgtgtgtgtgtgtgtgtgtgtgtgtgtgtatgtgtgtgtgtgtgtgtgtgtgtgtgtgtgtgtgtgtgtgtgtgtatgtgtatcatcatcatcatatttaaaaGTATGGATACCATCGTCTGGCCGGGTaattaaaaatcatgaaaacagaTCACGCCGCAAATGAAAAGCtgtcattaaataataataataaaatgaaactacGTGAACAAAATAGATAGTAAGTAAAGACAATCATTTTGGTAAGTTACAGTTctcgattaagaaaaaaaaaaagtttcatgcaTCATTTCTTTGCGATTCTTCTTTTTTGTcaaatcaccttcaccatcatcatcactatcttcaacAGTATGATCAGACGGGAGCCATCATTGGCGATGACTCAGCGAATTTTTACCGATGAACCTAAAAGACGGTATCGATATCATAACccctaattttaatatatacaataattatgaacaaataattacagaaataagaaGGCGAAAAATGTGTAAAACAGAAGAACGAACAGAAGTTTCGATAAAACACCAACTAGACAAACGTTTTCCGCGTCTCGAGACCGGCTCGGCGACCTTGAACGAGCTGTTGGTGTCAGAGGCAGCGGGGTTATCACCTTtctaacttgttttttttttttctctctttctctctctctctctttactcttttttattgGATTTCTAGAATTCAAGACCCATAATTACGAAGagaaatacaagggtgattatacAGTTAGTATGTAATGTCCAATATCTTTTTGTTCATTGTTTCTGTCCAAGTTCAGTCGTCTGTCATGGAGGTGAATGGCAAGGTCTCCCTGATGGAACTTGCTCGTTGTAGATTGATATAAAGtgacgatttttttctctctctcttttttaatccgGATGTGAATTAGCTATCTGATAAGATTTAATGATTATGGACGGTTAAAAAAGGTGTAACATGGAAGACAGATTTCCTTCCATTCCGTATGACAGATAAATGTTGCACGCATGAGTATCAACTATTGTATTCACCGAGACGTTAAAGGTGTGTGCTggattttttgttaataaatgcCCTACTGTC
It encodes the following:
- the LOC119580105 gene encoding venom phosphodiesterase 2-like, which gives rise to MISKVLLVAAAFNIGLALPEYIYRKPTQHATSKPTLCPPTFDKHPLILVSMDGFKPEYLSRGKTPTILALANRGVRSPYMKPSYPTATIPNHYTIATGMYPPAHGIVANKFYDPDFDAEFRIGVGPESFKKRYWGGEPIWKTAENQGVRAGTYYWPGSEVDGNQPSYWFRYNESIPFENRVEQVLAWLDLPPAQRPQFLTLYMHEPDRTGHNFGPAAPEVDEMLARVDSIVRLLVNGLEKRKLFSCTNLILLSDHGMSEAGQGKALFLDQYIPNLENRTRFWDGIFSRFTPNDGSQSTKNEMLNALSCKRQELRVYDKKDLPIRWHIGNQRRVEDIVVDLNPGYSAGGDRTFEADAGDHGYDYFFEDMNALFLAHGPSFHRNVEVEAFQNIELYNLMCHLLGVTPAPNNGTWGSLHHMLVNPPPYPVATQEFPPPVIAAPREESLGYGSVKPLCEGDFDKDFEYLEVLKETEEELPKVFDAHLPFGVPNMGPVRNMVALLAHPNFITAYSPILKMPLWTSFTITQPSVGGRRFPWRSDLRLALSQRSSCIHYLHLLAKGYSQQPLFPPEFNCHEESSQLPFLMSNAIPQTPRLTQRWQQLLYLVNSWVREYGVVNVLTGPVFDYDGDTFADNLYTVRNPSGGLALPTHKFLVVSRCIVWVRHMKYCPPEYVDALAFVYPQTTAVSNCLSSEQYARKYSASVQDVEKITGLRLFPSFSYKDQVRLRVRIHSNIWGRESWKNRLFSDVFGIFL